Proteins from a genomic interval of Spea bombifrons isolate aSpeBom1 chromosome 4, aSpeBom1.2.pri, whole genome shotgun sequence:
- the GP1BA gene encoding platelet glycoprotein Ib alpha chain, which translates to MRSLALWELLVLLLVGNGSSAKPSCSTQKDKLDKVETSCTNLGLTGIPLDGIPTDTQILILSFNSLKSVSTSSFKSFPQLVELDLSNNGMSVIDVDLPLKLEDLNLANNSFDKLPKLSQLNSLVKLDLSNNRIVTVPDAAFHGLKKLKSLYLQANKIQDLPDKVFEGLQLLETLDLSSNELWQVPQHLIYDSVRMEKFHLSGNRLTEIPDLFFEGLDNLAYVYLDKNPWNCNCALAYFKDWVEENEHNIYTIVSGTPVNDGRSVLCSNKLPLLDYSTEHCKSTGDAGPGVAKTERQPSTEVPTTSATTPVETTSLETTKMPTTEVQTTTLETTTLATTEVPTTTLETTTLATTEVPTTTLETTTLATTEVQTTTPETTTQLKTTSKAVIPTTTVEHTSLETTQLTTTEVVSTHHTTTPESSTKMTTSTPSPTTTRWTEETPTRPASTLTVPLTTTATSLYPTTQTPAPAEIDVPVAPVAMKHWRLWLVETIIRHCCFLHFLLYTLIVGGLVLQIVVCLGLLVWGYTSYNVYFQILTQKAPGVRLTRYSQRISRNEDEILLVHDGHGDSTFTDGSAGEPVPILLLEARSRENGRRFTSAILP; encoded by the exons ATGAGAAGTTTGGCGCTTTGGGAACTTCTCGTTCTACTTTTGGTGGGAAACGGTTCTTCTGCCAAGCCTTCCTGCTCCACTCAGAAGGACAAGTTGGACAAGGTGGAGACGTCGTGCACCAACCTTGGTTTGACCGGCATCCCTTTGGACGGCATTCCCACCGACACGCAGATCCTCATCTTGAGTTTCAACTCTTTGAAGTCCGTCTCCACCTCAAGCTTCAAAAGTTTCCCGCAGCTGGTAGAGCTGGACTTATCCAACAATGGGATGTCTGTCATCGACGTTGACTTACCGTTGAAGTTGGAAGACCTGAACTTGGCCAACAACTCGTTCGACAAGCTACCGAAGCTCTCCCAGTTGAATAGTTTGGTAAAGCTTGACCTGTCCAACAACCGGATTGTGACTGTGCCAGACGCCGCTTTCCACGGCCTGAAGAAGCTGAAATCATTGTATCTTCAGGCTAATAAGATCCAGGATCTTCCCGATAAG GTTTTCGAAGGCCTGCAGCTCCTGGAAACTCTGGATCTATCGTCTAATGAACTGTGGCAGGTCCCGCAGCATCTCATCTACGATTCGGTGCGGATGGAGAAGTTTCACTTAAGCGGCAATCGTCTCACGGAAATTCCGGATTTGTTTTTTGAGGGGCTGGATAATTTGGCTTACGTGTACCTGGACAAGAACCCGTGGAACTGTAACTGCGCTCTTGCGTATTTCAAGGACTGGGTGGAAGAAAACGAACACAACATCTACACCATTGTGAGCGGAACTCCGGTCAACGACGGGAGAAGTGTCCTCTGCTCAAACAAGTTACCGCTTTTGGATTACTCCACCGAGCACTGTAAAAGTACAGGAGACGCTGGACCGGGTGTGGCCAAAACCGAAAGGCAACCATCAACAGAAGTGCCAACCACATCCGCAACCACACCGGTGGAGACTACAAGCCTAGAAACCACAAAAATGCCTACCACCGAAGTTCAGACTACAACCCTAGAAACTACAACGCTGGCAACCACCGAAGTTCCGACTACAACCCTAGAAACTACAACACTGGCAACCACCGAAGTTCCGACTACAACCCTAGAAACTACAACACTGGCAACCACCGAAGTTCAGACTACAACCCCAGAAACTACAACACAGTTGAAGACTACAAGCAAAGCAGTAATTCCAACTACCACGGTAGAGCATACAAGCCTAGAAACCACACAACTGACAACCACAGAGGTAGTCAGTACGCATCATACAACAACCCCAGAATCATCCACCAAGATGACAACCTCTACACCATCACCAACCACTACCAGatggacagaggagactccaaCAAGACCAGCTTCTACACTCACAGTGCCACTAACCACCACGGCCACGTCACTCTACCCAACAACACAAACTCCTGCACCAGCAGAAATCGACGTTCCCGTAGCACCCGTGGCCATGAAACATTGGCGACTGTGGCTGGTGGAGACCATCATCAGGCACTGCTGTTTCCTTCACTTCTTGCTGTACACGCTGATCGTTGGCGGTCTCGTCCTTCAGATCGTGGTGTGTCTGGGGTTGCTGGTATGGGGGTACACCTCCTACAACGTATATTTCCAAATACTGACACAAAAGGCCCCCGGAGTCCGGCTGACGCGATACAGTCAGAGAATATCGAGAAACGAGGACGAGATCCTGCTGGTGCACGACGGCCACGGAGATTCCACCTTCACAGACGGGTCGGCCGGAGAGCCGGTCCCGATACTACTGCTAGAGGCGAGGTCCAGAGAGAACGGCAGGAGGTTCACGTCCGCTATCTTACCGTGA